cattttctttggagctgaagactctgaagaagtagatgctttccttttcttcacagttgCTCGCCCCGCAGCTTTGGTTTTCttcgcttctgatgcagaaggaaggatagaacttgtcattggtgcaagaggagcagaggaatttggttcagtttcttcaggcgcaactgatgcagttgccctggcattGTCAGTGTCTTCAGTGCAGTAGTAGATGCTTCAACTGGCCTGGATTGATCCTCAGACGCAACACTAGAGGTTGCCCTGGTagtttcttcagcggctggaatttcttcatcaACCCTGGTGGTTTCAGAATCATCAACAGTCTGATTGTCATCAGCTGTGCTTGCATGTTCTTTAGTTGGCTGTGCAGAAGCTTCAGCCTGAGGAGATTCATGTTGCGTTGGGGttgcaacatttgaggtgaatcTTTCTGCCATCTTGACGAATCTGACCTTGGCTCCCAGCCAATCTGCACGGTAggcgtcaaattcatcactgagggTTTTGATCTCAGCTTGCATggtcacaagttcatcagttgtcattttgACAATGTTTTTTCTTCAAGAAATGCTCCTTTTTGTACTGAACTTTCTTCAgttgcctggccttttcaaatttccatttttcctcGCCTATGAAGGCTGTcaacatgtgactttggccaggtgtgagattgaagtcaggcataggagtgttggggtccttgtgccagagatcaatgaaaTCGAGGATCAACTTGGGATCCAACAGAAGAGGCACAtctgtgcctttggctctagcggcccgttgttatctgtctctgatgatttcagcgagttcttcatcatcagcttcgtcttcactgGACGGCACATGAAAGggaacctgcttcttgtgaggacttggtctagtgcctcgttcagcagtggcctttgtcttcagcaaaGTTGGGCCTGTTGAGGACTGCagaggagctgaagaacttgcagatGCTCCTAAAGCAATTGAGATGCATGTGGTCCTTTGGCAAGAGGTGAGATGCGCAGGTGCCAAGGACTTTGTAGCAGTAGCTGAAGGTCTTGGAACAGAGGGGACTGGTGCTGCTTGAGGAATTTGTCGTGAGGGCTTTGATGAGCTTGGTCGTGAGGGCATTTCTGATGAACTGGGCTTATGAGCTGGCTTCTTGGGCatagccttcttaggcttgctagcagaggcctcagcagcggcagcagcagagtctttgttgaatttcctcactgcttctctggccATTTTTGCCAACTTGGCTTGCCATTTGGCCCATTCaccaggatagtcctcaccgcgcttggaggctagtgggatcagcaacttggccaggtgccaatggaggtcttgggcaaggagggtgtagtgcgaatttcttcatgtacttaggAGTAACATAtctatactccctccattcccgtgcccatctcctctcaatcctttgtatgcgcaccttgcgctgattcttgttctccttgccatgtttggcttcatcaggagtgcaatattctgcatagatgtcatcagggatctcaaacgCTGTGTTTACTTCTGgtctctttcctcccttctgaggtctcttgccatcagccattttcttcagctgaggattctgaacaatggaattctctgaagaggtATGTAACTTGTCTCCAAGGAACgttgcaaatgagttaagttgatgagaacctagtgattcagcagcggacatgtgtacctgtgaacagagtataggtgcgaagaatttggagagttcatatgcgttcttagaagttttgcaaaatgaacaagtttgaggaatttgaccagaggtgtcttgaggaatttcactaagcattcTTCAACTTAGGTTCGAGAGTTGTATAGATTgtaaaatccacacaattgaggaatcttgaagaaaaacgttgcttagagaaacagatcaagaacagatgctTGTGAGGTGTTTACGTGTGTGAAaatgaagaataaacaccttttgaagattttgtggaaatcaaaagaatcaacaagggcagtaaaaacaaattttatttacccttgacgaagaacacgatgaactgcGATTTGTAGATGGGAAGTTCGTtcgttcagatcttccacgccctaacttggcggcggaagacagctacggcggcagcggagtgaagatttccgcggccggcgcgagtacgacggtgacgaggtcgaggcagtgaagctcttcctcaccgacgacgatggaagtagcggcgaCGCTAGGTtagagagctcgagcgaggggagtgaggtcgagcgggtAAATGAAGtctgaggagggtgaggggtatttataaccgaggtgaaaaaccgctcgtccgaggaaaatggacgaacgtgcccctgacccttcccatcctagcgacatgtgtcacccacgtacagtGACATGGAGATCGtgcgagatcgtgggtgaatagataagtcttatcgtgggatgtggaacggtttgagcggcaaaagccgaaaattcagataagaatattttaaagttctgttcacaaattcttcagctgacaaggacacagtgaagattttgtacaggtttcaaatagaacgcacatgaagaatttgtgaacagactgggttgagtttagcatagaggggggcgggtccgatcacattcacttagcagaaaagtcaacttgaagaattagcaataagtgaatgttgtagaggacagaaaactcaaatatatatatatatatagtcaatgaagaacaaCGACGGAAAGAGTGAATACTCggcaaagttgaagaatttgaacaactgaggaatttcaaaaatgaagaaaaactcaaattgaagaatttcaacttttgttggtggcatgacccaccgtataagaatgatgatttcagacgccgcgtacaattgtcatagggctctgagaatcaaattcttcgttaatttattcacacttagagggttagtcttcattgattgaagaaaaatgttacttcgtgtgttgcacatctaagtcatcaattttgcataagtgttaggatatgtgtccttttcaaaggacattcgaagattctaagatatttagctcacaccgcaaattgctaaatctcttctcatccaagggatttgtgaagatatcggctagctgttcttcagtcttcacgtgctcgatagagatgtcgcccttcaacacatgatcacgaagaaaatgatgacgaatttggatgtgctttgtcttggagtgctgaactgggttatgagcaattttgatggcactctcattgtcacagtagagaggcacattcttcacattgatgtcgtagtccttgagggtttgcttcatccatagcaattgagcacaacacaaaccagcagcaatgtactcagcttcagcagtagagagtgatacgcagttctgtttcttcgaggaccaacataccaaggatcgtctgaggaaatggcatgtgcctgatgttgacttgcggtccacacgatcaccagcatagtcagagtcagaatatccaatgagatcaaaagccgagcccttgggataccataatccaagtgttggagtgtgagctagatatcgaagaatatgcttcacagccttatggtgtgattccttcggtgtagcttgaaaacgggcacacatgcaaacactaagcataatatctggcctagatgcacatagatacaataaagagccaatcatggagcggtataccttttgattgaAGTCAATACCatgttcatcagtgcatagatggccatttgtgggcataaggattttgacgcctttgcaatcttgcatgccaaatttcctcaacacatccttgaggtatttctcctgagatatgaagatgtcgttgcgctgttgacgaatttgaagacctaagaagaatttcaattctcccatcatagacatttgatattcttcactcatcatataggcaaattcatcactgtaacgctggtcagtacagccaaagatgatatcatcaacatatatttggcacatgaataattcatcatcataggttttggtgaaaagagttgggtcaagtgaaccgggtttgaagcctttcttcatgaggaattccttcaaagtatcataccagcccgaggagccttcttgaggccatagagggccttgttgagtctgaagactttgtcaggatgctttggatcttcaaaacctgggggttgagcaacatatacttcttcctaaagcttaccattgaggaatgcacatttCACATCCATTttatataagatgatattatgatggttagcataagcaagcaatatgcgaatagcctcaagtctagcaacaggtgcaaaagtttcatcgaaatcaattccttcaacctgtgtgtagccttgagctacaagccgtgccttattcctcaccataaggccattttcatcttgcttgttgcggtagatccatttggtgccgatgatattatgcttgcgagggtctggttgcttgacaagttcccagacattgttgagctcgaactgatgtaattcatcttgcatcgcttgaatccactcaagctccagaaatgcctcatcaactttggtgggctctgtgatagagacaaaagcaaagtgcccacaaaatttAGACAAATGttaagcttttgagcgtgtgaggacctggtgcgttgatgtcgctgatgattttctcgacctgcacttcatttgcaacgcgaggatgagcaggTTGACGACGTTGATCGGcttggcattttcttcagagccattttcctcaggtgcaccagcatgatgttcttcacgttctggaatgacttcttcagcagattcttcagtaggaatgacatcctcagtagccttgaacttgatggattcctcaggtgacttctcatctagcacaggaggtaggtgctctctttgcgagccattagtttcatcgaaccccgcatctacagtttcaacaaccttgtgatgcacggtgttgaagactctgtaggtgtgcgagtcctttccgtaaccaagcataaaaccttcatgtgcttttggtgcaaatttagaattgtgatgaggatctctaatccaacatttagcatcgaagactttgaaataactcacattggatttcttgtcagtgaggagttcgtatgaggtctttttgaagaatttgtgaatatataccctattgatgatgtggcacgcagtatcaattgcctcgggccagaaatgacgaggcgtcttgtattcgtCAAGCAtggtgcgagccatctcaacaagagtcctgttcttgcgctccacgacgccattctgctgaggagtataaggagcagataactcgtgagtaataccaagttcatcaagatagttatcaagaccagtattcttgaactcggtcccattgtcacttctgatgtgcttgatcttcacaccaaagttggttgaagccctcgaggaaaatcgtttgaagacttcctgcacttcatatttgtaagtgacgatatgcacccatgtgtaccgagaatagtcatcaacaataacaaagccatataatgATGCAGCATTGGTGAATGTGGCATAATGAgtagggccaaagagatccatgtgaagcaattcaaaaggacgagtggtagtcatgatagtctttgagggatgcttggccttggtcatctttccagcttcacaagctccacacaggtgatccttgaggaatttgacatcctcgatgccaatgacatgcttcttcttcgcgagcgtgtgcaagttcctcatgctagcatgaccaagtcgttgatgccatagccagccttctaaagattttgcaagtagacatgtagTAGGTTGtagtcctgtagagaaatcaacaatatacaagtctcctctcctaaagccttcgaagactttggaatggtcagcttccatgatcacaacacaacgatactttccaaagacaacaaccatatcaagatcacaaagcattgagacagacatgaggttgaatcctaaggactcgacaagcatgactttgtccatgtgtcgatcctttgagatcgcaaccttacctagacccaataccttgcttttgcctttgtcagcgtaggtgatatgcttcagatgcggtggagataaagcagtgtccatcaataaattcctgtcaccagtcatgtgatttgtacatccactgtcgaggacccactcagtagcttttggttgatcatcctgcagatgaattagtgcaacttacgaactcatatacttcattagtgaagaatatgacatcaaattcatcagatcaatttcatcaaggaatagaacagatatagcagtaggaggacgtgagaaatgaaagttcatttcttcatgattagcttgcgtcctatcaagcatattcaggtctccagcaaattcttcagacgattaagttcgtctggagacctgaccttgcataagagattagttctttttcttcaccacccacatctggaggggtggcaaagagttcatcattctgcgagctccataagagaaaggtggaaTAGAAGCCAATCCacgaataatgcacatattcatagttCTTAGATCTTTCCTGCGAAACagaggtgttagcacgatgatgttcatatgaggactttgatccacgtgaggaatttgatccatatgaggacttggatccatatgaagactttggtccatatgaagaatttgatatgAGGTCCCTATTCTTCACAGGcagtgtcatgatgacattcatcTGAAGACTtacaaggcaccttttgggaacccagattttcttcatagggggaccattcctgcagttagtgccaacatatctagcaaatacttcaccattctgatttttgaacagttcatagttggagtcaaatgactcatcagaagaatatgaagattcacatgtaaagccagataaagtggatggatctacgggaggtccttttgcagcaacccatgaggttttgggatactgctcaggtttccagtaggtcccatcagcattgagtttcctctcaaaggcaataccctctttcctagggttcctacTGAGGATccgctttttaagcacatcacaaagtgCTAGTATCACCGGAAGAATGAAGAGATCAAACCATCTGATCTGGGGCTTGCATCGATGTTCATTGTAGGAAGGCATTTTAGATTTCTTGTTCGGTGAAGGGGAGGTCAAGATCTCGGAGTTGAGATAGAGGTGATTCGTAGAATGATAGAAGGTCGAAGTTCCAGAGGGCATTATTTTTGTTTCCACGATTAGTTTCTGAAAGAAGTTTTAAACGTTTTTCCCTTGCAATTCGGCAAGAATAAGGGGATCGGAGTGACGCCCCCTTGCCTTGTTGGGGTGCAATCATTAGTTTGTGTGAGTGTGTGTGTGCAAGTATTGTTTGATGTTTGTCTGCTTGGTGTCTCATACTGGTTCGATAAACCTTgattcttaactgagggaaatattatCCGGCACTATACTATTTCATCcattcctcttcggggaaaaccCAACACCTACCACAAGTAGCAACGACGAAGGGTGATGGAGCGACGGAGATATGGAAGGGCCAGAGATGGGCTCGGAGCTGGCGACGCCCATGGGATCGACACCAGCATGGCCACCGATGCTAGCCATGACCGCCACGAGAGGCACGTCGACCAGTGTGTCAGTGTCATGGCACCGGCCAGTGGGAGATGAGGGCGACACTTCAGGGGTGAAAGCGAAGGATGATTCGCGAGCCATGGACGCCACCATTTTGTGAGAATTTTATGTGCCTTTTAAATGATATTTTTAAATTCTAAGAAAGATGTGCATTTTCACGGGGTATGCCCTTAGATATGGCGGGGGTTAAGATGATTTAGCACATAAATTATGTGTTAAAAAACATATCAATTATGTTGTCTGTCCTGTGTGAAATCTATGAAACCACACAAATGCATTTCTTTTATGTTAGGTTAGCCTTTTTGATTGTTCCTTTCTTGAGCTTCGCTTGTCTTTTCTTTTTGGTTAGAGCCATTAGATCTGTGCCCCTCTTTTTTAGGGTGTTTCAATTTGTACAACTTTGCACCTTCTACGCGTTCTTCTAGTATATTATGACAAGCATTTTGATGCTCTTCGGAAAAAAAGATGCAAACTTGAACCGAGGTCCTTTGATATTTCTCATGCTTTTCTATTTTGAATTGAACGTCTTCTTCAGTTATTCTAATATAGAAGTAAAATTCTCTCCTGAATTCCCCCTTCCCCGCCACCCCACTTTGCCCACCTCCTGCTTCAACACCAGTAGAGTTATCCGTCAACGAAGCCTGTTCAACCCCAAGGGCGGTGGTGGCAGATCAGTTTTGGTGCGGGACACCCTACTGTCATCAGCATACTTGGCTTCATCGCCAAGAGACACGTGCATAGCAATGTTGCCAGAGGGAAGCGCCACGTGTAGGTGCTATTGTTGCCTGCGAGAGAGCGACGAGTTATTGATTGACCCACACAACTGCCACGCGGACTCAAAGTTGTTGACCCACACATGAGGGGAGGGCGACCATCTGTGCACTGCCTTCAGATCTAGACCAGGGGATCGCTACAGCCGAAACCACGACGACACCAGATTCACCCTTCACCCCTCCCCTTGCTACCCACATAGCCACGAGGAGGAGCCACCACCGTTGCCCACTGTAAAGCCAAACACACAAGATCACCACCCAGGGTCATCGCCCCGGCTTCCAAAGCCGACTCTTCGCCACAATTAGGACACATGGCAAAAATGGACATGCAACGCAGAAGATGGACCGCACAAAAAAACCTTCGGCACTGTGTCAGATCCTGACTAGATCCAACCCCTCTCTGATGGCATTGGTGAGGAACGGGGATCACCGATGTTCGCAAGCCACCTGCTCACCCCATGGGGGCAACACCGACACATGTCAAGCGGCCAAGGTAGCAAGGCCTCTGATGCCAACCTGGCCACATGGGTCGGCATGACACGACCCTGCTATAAAAGGGTTGTGTCGTGCCGGACTGCATGCCTGACCACGGGGATCAGCCAAGCACGCCAGTTATAAAGGCCACATGGGTTGCTTTTCGGCCTTTCGGGTCTTTTATTTTCTAcgagcaagatgcccgtgcattgcacgaaacatcaagatgcattttttttataaaacattgtgattgacccatgcaggagtaatcctatgtgtaaaaactaatgatatctcgagaaagaggagagataaggtgaggagtggggcgtggtgatgattggtggtcggactgagcggaggcatggggatggatgaCGCGTGCAGTGGCCACCATGTCAgattgttccagaggcttccttttttaattgctcaacaatgagattatgagagataaggatgaacgagggaaggcctaatctgcaaatgtggagggaggtgcgggtatcttttgcaAAATTGGCATAGTTTGCTTtgtatccgtcagatatagatcggacggtctatattacaagatggcaggcacaccagcATCACTAACTCGATTTTTTTTTAAGGGTAGAGAAAACTTCGGAAAAATctaaaattaaaaaaaatgtaTTTTTAAAAAATACAGAAAATCTAAAATATATATATAGAAAAGAAAACTACTTACAAGTCGGACGGCGTGCCGCATCGGATCGTTCCAGCGCGCAATTAAAAGGGGCGTGCCATGCCCGGTCTTAAGGCCTACTAGCTTTCAAGGTCAGCTTTGTTCCATGGCGGGTCGAAGGCTGGCCCGGCCCTTTTAATCGCGTGTTGTGTCGACCTGTCGGGCACGTACCGGGCCAAAATTCCGCGTCTGCGGGCCGGCCCGCGTGGCAACAGAGGACACACCCAGAGACCCCGCCACCCGCCCAAATCCAAGCACAAGCACACCGCCGGTCGCCGGAGCCCTGCACAGCCGTACCTGCGCCGCCGGCCAGCCTGAGCCAGCCCCATAGAAGGGCCTCGCGCAACGAACAACCAGCACCACGAGCTCGGGGCGGGCAGGACCTGACCTCCCACGCCACCAGggcgagcccgccgccgccgcagatcGCCACACGCCACCACCGGATCCTGCCCACGGCCGCGCACGGGAGACGATCCCCTCCGCTACCTTTCCCGGCGCCCGCCGCGTCTTCGCCGGCGGCTCCTCAGGTGGCGGCAGCGCGAGAGGAGGGCCGGCGGCGAGGGTTTCCCCCGTGTCTCCCGAGGGAGGGAACGCAGGGGACGAAGTGGTGGCTGACTTGCAGCTCCGGCCGCCCGTGTGATTGCAGTCGACCTGCTCTAAAGCTGTGGTGTTTGTCTATCCATCCACAATGGAAGTTCCAGCTCCAGATTTGTCCGGGCTACCAGCTGACATACTGATCAGCATATTCCAGTTGCTCGAGTGCCCGGACCTCCTCCGATCCGCCGCCGTCTGCACATTCTGGCAAAAGGCATACTCCACGGTCCGCCGCAGCGGCGTCTGCCCCAGTCGCCAGACCCCCTGTTTACTCTATTGTAACGAGGCCGCCGGCGTGAGGGCACTTGGCATGTACAGTCTCTCCGAACGGAATGCCTACTCCCTGCCCCTCCCTGAACCTCCCATCAGCAACTGGATTGGTTCATCACATGGATGGCTAGTCACCATGGATGAGAAGTCTGACCTGATGCTGCTCAACCCTATCACCGGTGACAAGATTGCACTCCCTCCTGTGACAACCATGGAGCATGTTAAACCTGTTGTAAACGACGACGGGGTTCTTGAAAAGTACAAGATGTCTTTCTACGACGGAGAGCTTCCGAGGGTGGAGGATACACCCTATGCATGCCCTTTGGATAGGTACGGAGATCTGGTCTATCTGAAGGCAACTTTGTCGTCCGATCCATCAGCAGGGGAATGCACTGTCATGCTCATCCATCAGCCGTACGCACAGCTCTCGTTCGCCAAAGTGGGAGATGCTCACTGGAACTGGCTCCAAATGCATAGTTTCTATGCAGATTGCATACACCATGATGGCTGTTTCTACGCAATGACTGAGGCAGGCGCAATCGATGTGTTTGATTTGAACGGACCATCTGTCGTCCACAGAAGGATTTTACCAAATCTAGTTCGGATGGTCCAGAAGTGCTACATTGTTCAGGCACCATGGGGAGATGTCCTCCAAATCATTAAGGACGAGAGTTTGGATCCTGAACAACCAGATGGTGAGACGTATGTCACTGCTTATGAAGTGTACAAGGTTGATTTTGTTGAGCTGAAGCGTGTCAAGATGAGAGGGATAGGTGAATATGCGTTGTTTACTGGGAAAAGCACAACATCTTGCTTTAGCGTAAAGGATCATCCAGGCTTGATGGCAAACCATCTATATTTTACTCATGATGATCACGACGAATTACTCAGCGGCAAAGATGATCCACGTGACATAGGAGTGTACGACTTGGAAAATGATACCAGAACCAATTTGGTTGATCCTGAACCCTGGAGGACGTGGTTCCCTCCCATATGGTTCACACCCAATCTTGCAAAAGCAGGTATATTTCATTTTCAAACAGTACTTTCCCTGATATTATTTTTAGTATTTTGAAATCTGCTTCTCACAGAATAAGAGAATTGCTCTTCCAACCTTAAGTGTGTTCCCCTCGTCTGGGTCTATATTGGATGTTCAGAATAGCTTCAGCGTTTGGTTATGTTGAATTTCTTAAACCCCTTTGGCTAAGATTACCATGTTAGTCATGTGTCGTTTTTGCTAAATGACATGAAACATGATGAGGTTTATAGGTTGGCTTTGATACATTTTTTATGATGTTGTGCTTGTCTGGCCAAGTGTTATAGAAGAAACGTTGCATTCTCACCTAACAAATAGGCTATCATGAAGCAGCCAACTCATATTGGGGAAATAGGAAACTATAAAGTGTGAATAGTCTTGAGACGAATGCAAGATAACTCTCTTACTTTGTGCGTCCACCCTTTACAGTACTGCCATGATCACACACAAACTCCACACGATAACTATAAAACAAGCTAGGAAAAATATAAAGATGGTGGTACGTATCCTGTGAAAATGGGCATGTCTTTGATAATGTGGAAATACAATCAGAAAAGCACACGTGCAAGTATCTTAAAATTCTCAAAATAACTCTCTTACTTTCTAAGGGCGTTTTGTACATTCATGCCAATTTGAAACTTCAAATCCAGTGTACTTTGTGTGCTACAGAAAGGAAAACGGATGTGAATAGTGTACTAAAATTAAAACTATGCTTTGACACTATTAGCCTATTTTGTCTTGTTTTGTTTTCGTAAAAGGATTTCTGTTTCGAGAAAGTTTGCACGGAGGTGGTATATGCTCTTCCACAATAGTACACTTTTGTGAGAATTCGTATGTGCTTTTTAAATGGTATTTTAAATTTTTGGAAAGATGTGCATTTTCGCAGGATATGTCCCACTAAATACATTGGGGGTTAAGATGATTTAGCATATCATTTATGTTGTCTGGCCGGGTAAGAAATTCATGTAACAAAAGAACTTTTTTTTATGTTAAGCTAGCCTTTTTTGTTTCTTCTTATTTTGAGTTTCGTTTTCCTTTTCCATTTGCTTAGAGTTTCTAGATTTGTGCCCCTTCGTTCTCTTTTGCTGTTTCAATTTGTGCAGTTTTATGCCTTCTTGCCGTTCTTATTCTAATACTGGACAATATTATACGCATTTTGGTGTTGGTCGAGAAAAGAGTGCAAATTTCAGCCGATAGTACCTTTAATATTTGTCTTTCCTTTTATATCCAGTTGTTCAAATGGCACCTCGCTGTTATTTGCATTTTAAGTTTTCTTTGATATTTGTTCTGATTATTATCTTTGTTTTCATTGGAGAAGTGGTTTACTAATATGTACAAAAATTGCAACCGAATGTACAGCAACATTTGACATAAATCACACATCTCATTCTTTAATCTTTATATATTCTGTTCCATAGAAGTTGCATTAATTCTTGTGAACTGCAAAGCTGATCATTTGTTGACTATTAACTTAATTAGGCTTAATAACCTATCAGGGCTTATAAATGCACTGTTACACCACATGTGATGGACTGATCGTGTACCTGTTTACTCTGATAAAATCTCCTTGTcagttttttcttctgtttaacATGGAGCTGAATTATTGTGTGGATCCGAAAAGAACCACCTACTACCATAGATTAAAAAATGTAGGAATGCTTGCAATCATTGTAACTATGGGCATATGTttattaccgaaaaaggctttcgccccgctttatatataaagcatcAAACCACAAGCATTCACCGCAACACACGCTACGCCACCgcaacacacgcacacacccaaGACAGGATACATAGGCGCTGAGCGCGGCAACACCACTCCTAGCACTACC
This sequence is a window from Aegilops tauschii subsp. strangulata cultivar AL8/78 chromosome 7, Aet v6.0, whole genome shotgun sequence. Protein-coding genes within it:
- the LOC109748088 gene encoding F-box/kelch-repeat protein At1g57790-like; translated protein: MEVPAPDLSGLPADILISIFQLLECPDLLRSAAVCTFWQKAYSTVRRSGVCPSRQTPCLLYCNEAAGVRALGMYSLSERNAYSLPLPEPPISNWIGSSHGWLVTMDEKSDLMLLNPITGDKIALPPVTTMEHVKPVVNDDGVLEKYKMSFYDGELPRVEDTPYACPLDRYGDLVYLKATLSSDPSAGECTVMLIHQPYAQLSFAKVGDAHWNWLQMHSFYADCIHHDGCFYAMTEAGAIDVFDLNGPSVVHRRILPNLVRMVQKCYIVQAPWGDVLQIIKDESLDPEQPDGETYVTAYEVYKVDFVELKRVKMRGIGEYALFTGKSTTSCFSVKDHPGLMANHLYFTHDDHDELLSGKDDPRDIGVYDLENDTRTNLVDPEPWRTWFPPIWFTPNLAKADAICTCTQGVSTSASTSEVTASS